A portion of the Channa argus isolate prfri chromosome 19, Channa argus male v1.0, whole genome shotgun sequence genome contains these proteins:
- the ppp1r17 gene encoding protein phosphatase 1, regulatory subunit 17-like, which produces MTTDCMRSTPDPEHRLMTQERKHYQGTLESLADRKEVMKADEEKEEVLCKDNREEDRLKKPRRKDTPVLNSPPHIPGVKLLKAEKKLVHLEDEEKEEKN; this is translated from the exons ATGACGACTGACTGTATGAGGTCGACCCCAGACCCTGAACATCGACTGATGACACAGGAGCGGAAACACT ACCAGGGGACGCTGGAGAGCCTGGCGGACAGGAAGGAAGTGATGAAGGCTgatgaagaaaaggaggaggtgCTCTGCAAAGACAATCGTGAGGAAGACCGGCTGAAAAAACCTCGCAGGAAGGACACACCGGTACTCAACTCTCCCCCACACATaccag gaGTTAAACTGCTGAAGGCAGAGAAGAAGTTGGTCCACTTagaggatgaggagaaagaagagaagaattaa
- the pde1ca gene encoding dual specificity calcium/calmodulin-dependent 3',5'-cyclic nucleotide phosphodiesterase 1A, giving the protein MTAESSAASPVSSGTASTARVTATEGGAATGFTPHRGNGASLSPLSSTDRQRAEECTSSATMTEAASKKQGFKKCRSATFSIDGFSFTIVANEAGENNHHPLARFARSQSQNVLCTTVTASVDVTDHKGIVVDPRTPDEILADELPTPDAPDVLERTAIRLRCLVKQLERGEASVVNLKKNLEFAASLLENLYFEESRRLAEPEDELKDIQSDTVPSEVRDWLASTFTRQRVMMLRRSEDKPRFRAIVHAVQAGIFVERIYRRTSNMAGLSYPPNVIATLKNMNMWSFDVFALNDASGDHALKFVFYELLTRYDLINRFKVPVSALISFLDSLEVGYTKYKNPYHNLMHAADVTQTIHYLLVKTGMVHWLTDLEIFAIIFAAAIHDFEHTGTTNNFHVQTKSETAMLYNDRAVQENHHVSAAYRLLQSDDELNILTNLSKDDWRELRTLVVEMVLATDMSCHFQQVKAMKSLLQQPEEIDKPKALSLLLHTADISHPAKRWELHHRWTSSLLEEFFQQGDKEAELGLPFSPLCDRKSTMVAQSQIGFIDFIVDPTFTVMTEMIEKIVTPLIEEASRSGLAGIRRSSLNSICGSDGKHSSVKSTGSEGSCCLTTVDIKSFSVTWNQEIHHNRELWKAQADKDLNDTAKTETNEEKKVVRTVDKVTTGEEEMKTDVEHQKEKEHKRQREKRQPKEEEGDNNPREAAGSLQRLHHHDTDKKNPDSHTEKQQRQHQNADRRPDYPLINYCKRPSYCAGYYRLVRSKVTEMRPIDARGKARRLQRISLRRRKVTL; this is encoded by the exons ATGACTGCTGAAAGCTCAGCAGCATCTCCAGTCTCCAGCGGGACTGCAAGCACTGCCAGGGTTACAGCCACTGAGGGGGGAGCAGCCACTGGGTTCACTCCTCATCGGGGAAACGGTGCTTCGCTCTCTCCACTCTCAtccactgacagacagagagcagaggagtGCACATCATCAGCCACAATGACAGAAGCAGCCTCTAAAAAACAGGGATTTAAAAAGTGTCGGAGTGCcactttcagcattgatggctTTAGCTTCACCATTG TTGCTAACGAGGCTGGGGAAAACAACCACCATCCACTGGCCCGCTTTGCAC GCTCACAGTCCCAGAATGTACTATGCACAACTGTGACGGCCAGTGTTGATGTCACTGACCACAAAGGAATTGTGGTCGACCCACGAACCCCCGACGAGATCCTGGCTGATGAGCTACCAACCCCTGATGCACCTGACGTCTTGGAAAGGACAGCTATTAG GTTACGATGTCTTGTAAAGCAGCTGGAGAGAGGGGAGGCGTCTGTGGTGAACCTGAAGAAAAACCTGGAGTTCGCTGCTTCACTCCTGGAAAATCTATACTTTGAGGAATCCAG GCGGCTGGCGGAACCAGAGGATGAGCTGAAAGACATCCAGTCAGACACGGTGCCATCGGAGGTTCGCGACTGGCTGGCTTCTACTTTTACCCGGCAGAGGGTCATGATGCTGCGCCGCAGTGAAGACAAGCCGCGTTTCCGGGCCATTGTCCATGCAGTACAAGCCGGCATCTTTGTGGAGAG AATTTACAGGCGGACCTCCAACATGGCTGGTTTGAGTTATCCCCCAAATGTCATCGCTACCCTCAAG AACATGAACATGTGGTCCTTTGACGTGTTTGCACTAAATGATGCCAGTGGAGACCATGCTCTGAAATTTGTCTTCTACGAGCTGCTCACCAGATACGACTTGATCAATCGTTTCAAA GTCCCTGTTTCTGCTCTTATATCATTTTTGGATTCATTGGAAGTGGGCTACACCAAATACAAGAACCCCTACCACAACCTGATGCATGCTGCGGATGTCACACAGACCATCCATTACCTGCTCGTCAAGACTGGCATGGTG cacTGGCTAACTGACTTGGAGATCTTTGCCATAATCTTTGCAGCTGCCATCCATGACTTTGAACATACAGGGACCACCAATAACTTCCATGTCCAGACCAA GTCAGAAACAGCCATGTTGTACAATGACCGAGCTGTACAGGAGAACCACCATGTCAGCGCTGCTTATCGCCTTCTACAAAGTGATGATGAATTAAACATTCTCACTAATCTTTCCAAAGATGACTGGAG AGAACTGCGGACTCTTGTGGTGGAGATGGTGTTGGCCACTGACATGTCGTGCCACTTTCAGCAGGTCAAAGCCATGAAAAGCCTCTTGCAGCAGCCGGAGGA GATCGACAAACCAAAGGCCTTATCCCTGCTCCTGCACACCGCTGACATCAGCCACCCTGCTAAGCGCTGGGAACTCCATCACCGCTGGACCTCGTCCCTGTTGGAGGAGTTCTTTCAACAG ggtgatAAAGAAGCAGAGCTCGGACTACCCTTCTCCCCTCTCTGTGACCGCAAATCCACAATGGTGGCACAATCCCAGATTG GATTTATTGACTTCATTGTGGACCCAACGTTCACCGTGATGACCGAAATGATCGAGAAGATTGTGACACCACTTATTGAGGAGGCATCTCGGTCGGGACTGGCTGGCATCAGACGCTCGAG TCTAAACAGTATCTGTGGAAGTGACGGGAAACATTCCAGTGTGAAGAGTACAGGCTCAGAGGGCAGTTGCTGTCTGACCACAGTGGACATCAAGAGCTTCAGCGTCACCTGGAACCAAGAGATTCATCACAACAGAGAGTTATGGAAGGCCCAGGCAGACAAAG ACCTGAATGATACGGCAAAGACGGAGACAAATGAGGAGAAAAAGGTAGTAAGAACTGTTGATAAAGTCACCACAGGAGAAGAAGAGATGAAAACCGATGTGGAGCATCAGAAGGAGAAGGAGCACaagaggcagagggagaagagacaaccaaaagaggaagaaggggaCAATAACCCAAGAGAAGCTGCAGGCTCGCTGCAACGACTTCATCACCATGACACAGACAAGAAGAATCCAGACAGCCACACAGAgaagcagcagcggcagcatcAGAATG CAGACCGTCGGCCTGACTACCCTTTAATCAATTACTGCAAGAGACCCAGCTACTGTGCCGGCTACTACCGATTggtgaggtcaaaggtcacagagATGCGGCCCATAGATGCCAGGGGAAAAGCCAGGAGACTGCAGCGCATTTCTCTGCGTCGCCGAAAAGTGACCTTATAG